The DNA window AAGATAATGGGACGACCTCCCTATATTAGCAGAAATGCAAATGGCGACTTTATCTGGACAGGTAAGCAATTAATGCAATTATTAGTATGGAGGAGGGGGGCAGAATTTTTGAGGTCGAGTTTGAGGGGCCCGCGCAGCCCTgcaacacccccccccccccccgattcCACATtgaatacaaacaaaaatgtttaaacCCATCTAGAATGCCCTGTCAGTTTGCTAAATGAGTTGATTACTACTTAATACTAATTTTTTTATGCAGAATATGAGTTCATTGGGATGGGTAACCGACATATTCCAACAAAGTGCACTGCTCTGGGAAAATGGGATAGTCCAGGTATGGTGTTCATTTGATTTAAGCTCAGTTAATTAAATCATCTGGTAgctcaaaaaatgtaaaattgtTGGTGTTTGATACCTGTTATTTAACTGACCAGCACATGTTCTCAGCATACATTTTCTGATCTTGTTTTCAAGGACTGCTTGAAATCCCTAAATCTATTACCAGAATTTAGAATAAATTACCACTGGAAAGAAGAAAAGCCCCAACtataaatcaattttaacaaaAACTTATAAAAATATTGGAAATTTTGGGTAACACTGCtaaataattagcaatattttattattattaatcaacATTTTTCTGTCTAATTCCCTTTAGGACCAGCATGAGAAGCAGCAGTCCCTGCATCTAAAGCAGAATTCAGGCACCCAGCTGGCATTGATGTACTGATAATTCAACCAGGGAAGAATGAAATTGCTTTTGTGTGTGACAAAGGCAACTCTTGTATCAGATATATCAAGGGTATTCATTCATTTAATGCTGACAAGTTTGTTGGAACTCTTAAACTAACCAATGCTCCAAGCAATTGGAAGCCTGAGGGATTGACAGTGACAGGGAGCAAGACAATTGTTATATCTCAAGGATCACATATTTACGTGATTACCATGGATGACACATTGACTGCTGGACAGGTGGTCCCTGTAGACATTGATGGAGTGCTACAATCACCAATAGGTCTCTGTCTGGTAAACACTACATTAACTGATTCCATACTATAGATGGGTGCTTAGGGCGGCTATTCCCCACGGCTCTGGCCACCTAAATCCTGTGTAACTACCTTCACGTGGTGCACCTGTCCTTGACAAAAAGTTACACTAGGGACCGAGTAAGGGACGGTATATTCCCTTTCTGGGTAGGTGGAGCTCGTTAGCCCTGGTTGGCAATCCACCTAGGGGAAGGAAAACCCTGATTCCAAACCTCCGCTGCCTTGCGGCTATACCCGGTCTGGGAAAGGCTTCAGGAGTCAACCTCGAGGAAAAATCTGGGAGTAAACCTTTGTTACTTCTTTGGGCGGATGAGCTTCGAATAGGTCAACGGCCAGCACCGGCGGATCTGATGGTCAACCCGGCTTCAGTTTCCGGCAACAAGTTGCAACGAGTTGTTTCTGCGGCCATCCCAGCTATGCTGGGTTGTCGATAAACAGGACCTCTCGCCAAGGGACACTACCCTCGCGCCAGGTAGTGTCGTCATCAGTGGTGCAGCCTCACAGTTTTTATGGAAAGTCAATCTAGTAGTATTGGAGCTATGGCTACCGCATTCGGGGGAACCGATGCGCCACCCAGTGCGGCAGTGGCGAAAAATGGACGAAGACCGCACTCGGCTATAACTTCCAGAGCAATCGACAATCGTCAGTTTCTATCTTCTAGAAAGCAAGCTCTAACCCTTGGAGCTTGGAATGTCCGTACTACCAATGACGGCGATGGTTCTCTAAGACCAGAGCGAGCCACAGCACTCATTTGTCGTGAGCTGGAGCATGCTAATATCGATATCTGTGCTTTAAGCGAAGTCCGACGTCCCAACACTGGTAACATTGTAGAAAGGAGTCATACTATCTTCTGGAGTGGGGGAAGTGAGAGAACAGCCGGTGTCGGATTTGCTATCTCCAACAGACTTGTATCGCAAGGGATTTGTCCAACACCTATCAACGACAGACTTATGCAAATGCGTGTTCCATTGGAAAGTGGTAACTACCTCACCCTTGTTAGCGTATACGCTCCTACCATGCAAAGAACATCTGAGGAAAAAGAGGTATTTTACGAAAAGCTCCGTTGTTGCCTTCCTTCAGCTCAGAACAACCCTCTTATTGTGTTGGGCGATTTCAATGCTCGTGTGGGTCAAGACTACAAATCCTGGCCTGATGTTATCGGTAAGCACGGTGTTGGAAAGATGAACTCGAATGGCCTCATGCTCCTTGAGTTTTGCACTCGGTTGCAGCTAAGTGTCATGGGTACAATGTTTCAATTAAAGGATAGCTTGAAGAACACGTGGCAACACCTCCGCTCTAAGCACTGGCACCAACTCGATCATGTGCTAGCCAATCAAGCTGCTAAgccttttattaaagtaaccAAAGTCAATCAAGCTGCCGACTGTTTCACGGACCACAAGCTTTTAGTGTCTAATTGTGCTTTTCCTTTGAAGCGCAAGAAGAATATCTCAAGACCCCCGAAAAAGCTAGACACTCGTCTCAATGACGATAAGAAAGTGAAGCTCGTTCAGTTTTTAGATGAGAAAATTCCTGCTTGTAATAACGATTTCGAAGATCTGCAAGATATTCTTCAACAAGCTGCAAACCATGTTTTCGAAAGGAAAAAGAGGATCCAAAATGACTGGTTTGATGACCAAGATGAGGAAATTCGAAACTTACTTCAAGACAAAAGCCTAGACAGGCACTCGTTAAGAACACGTATCAGACAAATCAAGGATGCATGGTTTCAAAAGAAAGCTGAAGAAGCTGAGCatttttctcaaacaaaaAATCCAAGAGAGTTCTATGCCACCTTGAATGCAGTCTATGGTCCAAGATCAAGAAATTCTCATCCTGTTCGCTCTAAAGAAGGCACTCTTTTGGCCGATCCCATAGAAGTCAAAGGTAGATGGGTGGAGCACTTTAGTGATTTGCTAAATCTCCCGAGTGATGTTGACTTAAAAATCGTGGACGAACTTGACCAATTACCAATCATGCAGTCTATGGATGATCCTGTTACAGACCAGGAGCTGGAAAAAGCCATTTCAAACACCAAACTTGGGAAGAGCCCTGGTTTTGATGGTGTCCTTCCAGAAGTCATTGTTTATGGTGGTCGCTGCCTGAGAGCTTTTCTTCTCATCCTCTTTAATATCATCTGGGCGTCTGAAATCATTCCTCAAGTGTGGAAAGATGCAATTATCACCATTTTATTTAAGAAGGGCGACAGAAGCGAATGTGGAAACTACAGGGGGATATCACTACTAAGCGTCGTGGGGAAAATATTCGCAGATATCATCTTGCAAAGACTACAGCTGCTTGCGGAATTTATATATCCCCAGTCCCAGTCAGGGTACCGAGCTGGTAGGGGCACTATTGATGGCATTTTCACTCTTCGTCAGCTTATGGAAAAGACCAGAGAGCAACGTAACAACATGTATATAGTCTTTGTAGACTTTGTGAAAGCCTTCGACACTGTCAATCGTGAACTTCTCTTTTCGATCCTTGGCAAACTAGGATGCCCACCAAAGTTCATAAGTATAATAAAGAAGCTATATTCTGATGTTCATGCTAGGCTAATCGTAGACGGAGAGCTAACTCGAGCATTTGAATACAACTGTGGTGTCAAGCAAGGATGTAAGTTAGCACCAACTCTATTCGGCATCTATGCTGCTGTCCTGCTCTGGTTGGCCTTTAATAAAATTGAACACACCTGCAGCATCAAGATAAGATTCCGATTTGATGGTAATCTCTTCGATCTTCGCAGGctcaaagcaaaaacaaaagtcCTTACGGAATTCATCAGGGAGGCACAGTACGCTGACGATATCGCCTTATTTAGCGATACCCCAGAGGGTCTGCAGTCTTTACTTACATCGTACAATGAACTTGCTAAGAGAATGGGGATGCGCATTAACACTAAAAAGACGGAGACCATGTGTATTGGTAATACTGCCGACTTTTATGTTGATGGCATTAAGCTGGTCAATGTTACTCACTTTAAATACCTTGGTAGTATCCTGTCAAGTGACTGCTCAATGAGAGCGGAGCTCACATCTCGTATACAAGCTGTATCATGTGCTTATGGTCGCCTTCGAAAGAGAGTTTTCGACTCACGTGATCTCACTGTACCAACCAAGATCGCTGTTTATAATCAATGTCTAATGCCTCTCTTATTGTACGGTAGTGAGACATGGACTGTATATCAGCATGAAGTTAGAGAACTTCGTACTCTGCAACAACGCCATTTACGCCTAATCCTCAAGATCAAGTGGGATGACTATATAAGCAATGAAGACGTCCTCCGTCGTGCAAACGTAGATGATATTGAAACAAAATTAGCTAGAAATCGTCTCCGCTGGCTTGGTCACCTCTGCCGAATGGACGATGACAGAGTGCCTAAGCAGCTGTTATTTTCGGAGCTAGAACACGGGTCTCGCCCAGTTGGTCGTCCTAAACTAAGATTCAaggacattttgaaaaaagaccTCAAAATTGGATGCGTCCTTGAAGCGTGGAACTATCATGTACATAATAGAAAGGAATGGAGGGCGATCACAAATAACATCTGCACGTCATACGACAAAAGAAGATATGAAACCTATTTAAAACAAAGGGAAGCTCGCCGTAAAAGGGCGGAGAACAGTTAAATACAAACTGTGTTATACCCGTTCGCGGGTGCAGGCGCTTATATACTATAGATGGTGGATGGTGGATTTATTCTTGATAGCAAAATTGGAACTGAAACTgctggatggatggatggaccTGCCAATAAGGCCCAATTGTCTGAACCAACAGGTATATGCTTTGACTTTGATACAgcaatattttgttattttggggGCGAAAAAAATAGATGTATCAAACTTCACACAACTGTTAGCTTTGCATGTCAGTTTATGGAAAAGACTCGACAGATATACGATGCCATTGGATTTCATCCAAAACGTCATCAAAATCGGTTGGCACAAAGTGGGGAATTTCCAGATGAACCATTTATATAAGGAATAAACAAATTGGTTGACTCTGCCAACTTTTTTGAAAGTTTAATAGAGGAAAGACAAAGCTACACAAGAATATAACCAGAGGGACCAGAGGGAACGGTGTATCACATAACTGTAAAGGGTTCTTCCGAAACTGTGGCCTCATTAGAGAGGCACATACAGGCCCTTGAGGCCATGGGCATGGCTGGTGTTTTGGCAAAGCTGGATCTGTCTGCGttcacaaatgaatcaagAAACGAACATGGCGTTGCCAAACACAAACAGTCTGACCAATACAGACACCCCAGTACTGTAGTAGCAAATGTGGCCATGAAATtgaacttataaaaaaaacatgccgaTGTCCTCATGCATATCACATTAACAACTTTTCTGCCTACCAGCCAACACACAAGAGTTTTCTTTCATCTGTTGACACAATTCAAAAGTTCAAAACATGGAATGCATTATTCCACCCTCCAGAGCCAGAAATGACAGACCAGTGCAAGCAAGATCTTAAAATAGTTCGGATGCTTAATGTGTTAACAAAGGCAAAGCCCACCCAAAATGTACATGACCTGTACCGATACAAGTGCGGCTATGGTCCCTGTGTAGTTTCCCAAAAGGACATTCCACCCTCCAGAGCCAGGAATGACAGACCAGTGCAAGCAAGATCTTAAAATAGCTCGGATGCTTAATGTGTTAACAAAGGCAAAGCCCACTCAAAATGTACGTGACCTGTACCGATACAAGTGCGGCTATGGTCCCTGTGTAGTTTTCCAGAAGGACATGCTTTTGCAAGATGTTACCAACAACAGATCCCACTATCCAGCATTCGATCAGCTGATGTCAGAATTACAAGTCCAGCGAGATGAGAATAGAGTCCAGGAACATGGACGAGTTCAAAGTGACAACTATCTGTTTGTCCCAGGGGATATTGTTGCAATTAACCCAGGCACTGACAACGGTATCCCATCAGCTGACAAGTGGTGGCTACTACAGGCCAATAAGGGACACCCCTCTAACAAGACAGGAAGTGGTTGTCATGTGTTTGGCTTTTGGCTTGAGGAGCAAGAGCCAGAAGAAAGTGACACCTCAAAACAAACAGTTCCGTCTCCTCTTAGCCCCAGTAAAGGTATATTATGGAAGCATCATTAAGGATGACAAAGTGCCAGTGGTTGTTCCTGTTGAAGAACTAAGCTCTGGATGGAACAATAGATGTGTAACTTATGGTTTTACAGAGGAGTTCTGTCAGCATTTAGATATGTCTGACAAGTTCCGTGCAGCCAATGTTATTGATGCACAAGATGATTCACTTGTTGCTTCAAACTTGGAGGAGACTGATGAGTCAGATGGAGATACTGAGGTGGAGCAGCTACAGCATGACGTAGAACTGAGTGTGCTTCGCACCAGGAGGCGGCACATCACAACTCCTGGTAGACAAACTGTTTCGTCATACAGAGACCTTGCTACCTCCAGACCTGGTCAGAAAAACCGGAGGGTAGAGGTGCTAGGAGAAGTAGATTTGCTGGCCGAGGCTGAACGAAATAGTCCAGAGTTTTAATTAAGTTAATTACTTACGGTACAGTACAAGCAGAACTGCACCTCTTTGTGACAAAGGCGAATTTATTATGTTTTAACTGAGTTTCTAACTAACTCTAGCTAGTCTGGAGATCAATTTTAATGTCAAACATTCAAAATATTGGATTACTGCAATAAATATGAATTCAATAATCAACTCTCTAAAGTAAAGGGGTACGTTCAAGCTCATGACGGCAAGTGTTTCACTTGGGCTGGATAGATGAACTTTGAGTTTAATGAAGGAATATTCACAGAACATACTAAATTACTAACAGTTTGTCAAAAACTCTCCCTGAAGTATCAAGCTTCTATATGAATTAGGCAGTAATAATAAAGATGGACATGACTCCCGCACGATTTTCTATACAAACTCGTTCCCATGACCACCCTTTTATGATAAACTACACAGGGATCCCGATCTCAGACATatattttcacttttatttgtAGTCCTGATACAGGCATATAATACATAATGCAAAAATACCTAAAGCTACCATAGGCATGAAGCAATTTGCGGTGTGCAAGTCGATGGCAAGACAGTATATTTTTAAAGCCCTTCCGTGAATTGGGAGCCGGGGGAGCCTGGGGCGACCTACCTCGTTCCAGGCCTCGCTCGCTAGCATTCAATATGGCGGCCGCCGGAGAGTTTCAATAGCTTTCAATAGCTATTTACACTTGATTTGTGCGGCTGCATTAGATAAAGCAGGGAGTTGTGAGGATAATGCTAGACAAAGTAAACCTCGAAGAATGAGTTGCAAAAGTAAAAAATCAAGTCAAAATGAAATTGAAAGAACGACTGGTAACTGCACGTCTGCACAAAAGGTAAAATTTCAAGGTCATGTCGCTAGCTTATTTGGGGTATTGGGCATCATTGGAAACTAATCTAGGCCAGATCAAATAGAATGTCCAATGATTAAAACTTAACAGAGAATAGTCTAGGATTGTCATGGTGGACTTAgattggaattttttttctactcaTCTAATCGGTAAGCGTATCGGCAAGATTATATTTGATATTCACTTGAGGTATATTAAtaagatatttaaaaatatcttattttgattgtttgcaCTGGCAGTTTTTATTATGCAGGTAACAGGTcaacacagggtgaccacaaCAGAGATAAGATTAGACTTTTGTTTGCACCCTGTGTTGACCTGTAATCTGCAAAAATACCAGGCACGTTTGTAcactgtttttgttgttgtctaCCAAGTTACACAaatcttttttggaatttttaGTGTCATGCTTTGTcagtaaaataaatattttatattaaaaaaaactgtctcCAAAAAGTACAATCGGTCCTCTTGTTTTATTGTTCAACTTTTTATTTCCAACATACAGTTCAgcttaaaaactaaaaataagtaatatttaatattaataatatttatgttTTCTTATGGTTATACCTGTGAAGCAAATCAATATCCTTAAAAGATAATGAGTGAATAATGGTAAATCTTAGGCAATCTTGAGCGATCATGAGCGATCTTAGGACCCGGAGTAGGCCTTGCTTTGCTATTTCTAGCAGTATCGTAACAACATAACCTGGTTGTACCAAAGACCTGCAATCAAATCTCTCCAAGAAATCTTGGAACTCGTCAGTGGTTGGATCATTACCTTTAAGGACATCTTCCATGAGATCTTCTGATGCGGATTGATACCGCTTAAGGTCTCGGTAAAGGTAAACGACGTGTCCGCGGAAAAAAGAATATTGTCGCGCCGCAATTTTCATTTcatgtacaaactatatatcaaataaaagataaaagattgaattatctcttgcaagttttatttttgaaatagctaaTTCCGTGTTTAAGGTTTGACgcctcaaactcaaaagtacGGAGTTTACTCTAGAGCGTAATACACCTTCGcgttattgcgcatgcacttGAACGTAATTAcatctcaatgacagatagatgatctaccaaagtgtgtgaggactttttgttatttgaaactgttaacaaaatatcacgaatCGAAATTGGAACTCTCATTTTTAAAAGCGATCGACAGTCgaaaatcgaaaattcctcacacactttatgacatggcataattatctatcCGATCCCGAAAATCTGAAGGCCTACAACACCTCGTCGGTGCTGAAGGCGAAGGCAACATTAGAGTCCGTCTCCGTGGAAGGGACACAACCTTCCAAAGACGTTTCACTGCTTCCGATACAAACGAGGTGATTACAACAATTACACCAAGTTCAATCGCATTCTTAGacttattaatttatatagaTTCCACAGTTAGTTATGGATTCAAAATTTCAATTatgaattaaatattttggacACGAGTTATCAGAATCAATAAACCAAATCATTGCAcatgtattatttttcaaattgaaaaaagatgTCTCCACAGCATTCTGTCTCCACTGTACCGATATAGGGAGAGTATTGTTCAACCACAAACTAATTGGAATTGTTTTATCTGCAGCTCTTGTATCAAGTGGCCATTTCCAACCTGCGCGAGAGGAATATCACCATCCGAAATGCCAGTGGAAGAATCATTGAAAGAAATGACGATCCTATTGACGTTGTAGACGCAACGACACTAATGGTCTTTCATGACTTGGGTATACTAGGAGCAAGAATGGAtgagaaaaaaggaataaatggaatcattttatcaaatttccaactttgtttaccatggtggcgcgaggtaaaaaaaaagttgcccTCTGCTGTGGACTAGTTGTACATCCCCTCCTCTCCTGATTTCGAGCACCTGAATTCTTTTGTAGGGGGTTACACCACAGATGGGCCCCCCAGATGACATTCGTTTTGACCTTCCTCCTAAGAACCTGTCTAGGCTaaaaataggttcttattacCAGTTTATGTTTGTATTCTTAATAC is part of the Nematostella vectensis chromosome 13, jaNemVect1.1, whole genome shotgun sequence genome and encodes:
- the LOC116614083 gene encoding uncharacterized protein LOC116614083, encoding MTDQCKQDLKIARMLNVLTKAKPTQNVRDLYRYKCGYGPCVVFQKDMLLQDVTNNRSHYPAFDQLMSELQVQRDENRVQEHGRVQSDNYLFVPGDIVAINPGTDNGIPSADKWWLLQANKGHPSNKTGSGCHVFGFWLEEQEPEESDTSKQTVPSPLSPSKEEFCQHLDMSDKFRAANVIDAQDDSLVASNLEETDESDGDTEVEQLQHDVELSVLRTRRRHITTPGRQTVSSYRDLATSRPGLQHLVGAEGEGNIRVRLRGRDTTFQRRFTASDTNELLYQVAISNLRERNITIRNASGRIIERNDDPIDVVDATTLMVFHDLGILGARMDEKKGINGIILSNFQLCLPWWREGGHYQATFSDLCLVVLCPTLAGDPEVRATIDLSNVTQDRIQAAVAEAEARLALTTESIDRKNRRDQQDREYEEGLRRDQERDLQHLVGAEGEGNIRVRLRGRDTTFQRRFTASDTNELLYQVAIANLRERNITIQNASGRIIERNDDPIDVVDATTLMVFHDLGILGARMDEKKGINGIIYQISNFTF